One window of the Arthrobacter sp. D5-1 genome contains the following:
- the ppsA gene encoding phosphoenolpyruvate synthase, whose amino-acid sequence MQPASEESHVKWFEDIGMGDVPEVGGKNASLGELTTSLRSAGVKVPDGFATTSGAYRKFLAANGLEAVISHSISELKSGRMTLRDTGHAIRESMLAGEFPGGLIESIRQNYRRLGERAGQERLAVAVRSSATAEDLPDASFAGQQETVLNISGESALLDACRRCFASLFTYRAISYREIKGFGHLDVALSVGIQRMVRSDVGASGVMFSIDTESGFPQSVVISAAWGLGETVVQGTINPDKYQVFKPLLENPALLPVIERSVGSKERKMIYRLGGTVSTRMVETTDKERRATVLPDHDIIKLARWAVSVENHYGRPMDMEWAKDGVTGELFMVQARPETVQAQKSGTLFRMYHLAQDGRLLASGAAVGNSIAVGPVCIIRDAKDIEAFVDGAILVTRMTDPDWVPVMKRAAGIVTDHGGPTSHAAIVSRELGVPAVVGTGDATDVLAGSEVVTLSCAEGEEGHVYDGMLDFDVEEVDTGSIATTRTDIMVNIASPAAAFTWWRLPAAGVGLARMEFIINNLIRVHPMALIHPELVNDDAESGIIQQLTRDYSSPEEYFVSVLATGIAKIAAPFHPKPVVVRLSDFKSNEYGHLIGGSFFERPEENPMLGFRGASRYYNKHYREAFALECRAVKRAREGIGFSNVIVMVPFCRTVDEADRVLNAMSENGLVRGEHGLRVYMMCEIPSNVVLAEKFARRFDGFSIGSNDLTQLVLGVDRDSEQLAGLFDERDEAVTTMISEVIGKAHAAGIRIGICGQGPSNHPDFAEFLVGEGIDSISLNPDTFIRTVPLIAAAEKHLNRPDPV is encoded by the coding sequence ATGCAGCCAGCCAGCGAAGAGTCACATGTCAAATGGTTTGAGGACATCGGAATGGGGGATGTTCCCGAAGTGGGCGGTAAGAATGCGTCACTGGGTGAACTCACCACATCGTTGCGCTCAGCAGGGGTGAAGGTCCCCGACGGCTTCGCGACGACATCCGGCGCGTACAGGAAATTCTTGGCTGCCAACGGACTCGAAGCGGTCATCAGCCATTCCATTAGTGAGCTTAAGTCAGGCAGGATGACTCTTCGCGATACGGGACATGCCATCCGCGAGTCGATGTTGGCAGGGGAGTTTCCGGGCGGGCTGATCGAGAGCATCAGGCAGAACTATCGGCGCCTGGGCGAACGGGCCGGGCAGGAGCGGTTGGCAGTAGCTGTTCGCAGCAGCGCAACGGCGGAGGACCTGCCGGATGCGAGCTTTGCCGGGCAACAGGAAACAGTCCTGAACATCTCGGGTGAGAGCGCACTCCTGGATGCCTGCCGACGTTGCTTTGCTTCCCTTTTCACTTATCGCGCTATTAGTTACCGGGAGATCAAAGGGTTTGGACACCTCGACGTGGCACTGTCCGTCGGTATCCAGCGCATGGTCAGATCCGACGTCGGTGCTTCAGGGGTGATGTTCTCCATCGATACGGAGTCGGGCTTTCCACAGAGCGTCGTCATCAGCGCGGCATGGGGATTGGGCGAGACCGTTGTCCAGGGAACCATTAACCCGGACAAATACCAAGTGTTCAAACCGTTACTGGAGAACCCCGCCCTGCTGCCAGTAATCGAAAGATCCGTGGGATCCAAAGAGCGGAAGATGATTTACCGCCTCGGTGGGACCGTCTCCACGAGGATGGTGGAGACCACCGACAAAGAACGACGCGCCACTGTTCTCCCGGACCACGACATTATCAAGCTCGCGCGGTGGGCCGTGTCGGTGGAAAACCATTACGGACGTCCCATGGACATGGAGTGGGCCAAAGACGGCGTCACAGGCGAGCTGTTCATGGTCCAGGCGCGACCGGAGACAGTTCAGGCCCAAAAAAGCGGGACGCTCTTCCGTATGTACCATCTGGCACAGGATGGCCGTCTCCTGGCATCCGGCGCTGCGGTCGGGAATTCCATTGCTGTAGGCCCTGTGTGCATCATCCGGGATGCCAAGGACATCGAAGCGTTCGTGGATGGGGCAATTTTGGTAACCCGGATGACGGACCCGGACTGGGTTCCGGTGATGAAGCGGGCAGCCGGCATCGTGACTGACCACGGGGGGCCTACCAGCCACGCGGCGATAGTCAGCCGCGAGCTAGGTGTTCCTGCTGTTGTGGGTACTGGGGATGCAACCGACGTGCTGGCAGGTAGCGAGGTTGTCACGCTCTCGTGCGCCGAAGGGGAAGAAGGCCATGTATATGACGGGATGCTGGACTTCGACGTAGAAGAGGTGGACACCGGGAGCATTGCCACAACGCGCACGGACATCATGGTCAACATCGCCAGCCCCGCCGCAGCTTTCACCTGGTGGCGTCTTCCCGCGGCCGGAGTCGGCCTCGCGAGGATGGAATTCATCATCAACAACTTGATCCGCGTTCATCCGATGGCCCTCATCCATCCGGAACTGGTGAACGATGACGCCGAGTCCGGAATTATTCAACAACTGACCAGGGACTACTCCAGTCCCGAGGAATACTTTGTCAGTGTCCTTGCCACAGGCATAGCCAAGATTGCTGCCCCTTTCCATCCGAAACCAGTGGTTGTCCGACTCAGCGATTTCAAGAGCAACGAGTATGGACATCTCATCGGAGGCAGCTTCTTCGAACGCCCTGAAGAAAACCCCATGCTGGGGTTCCGAGGGGCTTCCCGCTATTACAACAAGCACTACCGTGAAGCTTTCGCGCTGGAATGCCGGGCCGTGAAACGCGCGCGTGAAGGCATCGGGTTTTCAAACGTCATCGTCATGGTTCCTTTTTGCCGCACCGTGGACGAAGCGGACAGGGTGCTCAACGCGATGTCGGAAAACGGACTTGTGCGGGGGGAGCACGGGCTGCGTGTCTACATGATGTGTGAGATCCCTTCCAACGTAGTGCTGGCGGAAAAATTCGCCCGGCGCTTTGATGGATTCTCCATTGGCTCCAATGATCTGACCCAGTTGGTACTCGGCGTAGACCGTGATTCCGAGCAATTGGCGGGGCTCTTCGATGAACGCGATGAGGCCGTGACCACCATGATCTCCGAGGTCATCGGGAAGGCACATGCAGCAGGAATCCGGATAGGTATTTGTGGTCAAGGTCCAAGCAACCATCCGGACTTTGCGGAGTTCCTTGTTGGAGAAGGCATTGACTCGATTTCACTGAATCCCGATACCTTCATCCGGACGGTCCCCTTGATAGCTGCTGCAGAAAAGCACCTCAACCGGCCGGACCCAGTGTAG
- a CDS encoding Hsp20/alpha crystallin family protein, producing MTDVMKWFDTRRSPLDMLERLFDGDTGAAAIRVEELVDGNTLVVRAEMPGIDPEKDAEITVTDGTLVIRAERQEKQEQKEKDSYRSEFRYGSFVRRVPLPEGVKESDVTATYKDGVLEVRAPIPEQIEKTSASRIPITKE from the coding sequence ATGACGGACGTGATGAAGTGGTTCGATACGCGACGCTCACCCCTCGACATGCTTGAGCGGCTGTTCGACGGCGATACGGGCGCAGCCGCGATCCGTGTGGAAGAGCTAGTGGACGGCAACACTTTGGTTGTCCGCGCCGAGATGCCCGGAATCGATCCGGAAAAGGATGCAGAAATCACGGTCACCGACGGGACGCTGGTTATTAGAGCGGAACGTCAGGAAAAGCAGGAACAAAAGGAAAAGGACAGCTACCGTTCAGAGTTCCGTTATGGATCATTTGTTCGTCGGGTACCGCTTCCGGAGGGAGTGAAAGAAAGCGATGTAACTGCTACGTACAAGGACGGTGTGCTTGAAGTGAGGGCACCGATTCCCGAGCAGATCGAAAAGACGTCAGCGTCAAGAATCCCCATCACCAAGGAATAG
- a CDS encoding zinc-dependent alcohol dehydrogenase family protein, whose protein sequence is MKAWWVGRPGSTSTHPLEQGTKRVPRPEEGEILVRVNVCGVCRTDLHLAEGDLPPRHPRVVPGHEAVGSVVESGPGSGRFEAGDRVGVAWLGGTCGVCSYCRRGAENLCSSPVFTGWDRDGGFAEMMTVREDFAYAIPPHFSDEKAAPLLCSGIIGYRALKRASLPPGGRLGIYGFGGSAHLTAQIAIHSGASVFVMTRSEEAQVLARSLGAEYVGSAFDAPPAKLDAAILFAPVGDLVPLAMRALDRSGTLAVAGIHLSDIPAINYADELFYEKQIRSVTANTRADGTELLALAADMPLIPTTTAYPFAAADQALDDLANDRITGAAVLRIP, encoded by the coding sequence ATGAAGGCGTGGTGGGTTGGAAGGCCCGGAAGCACATCGACTCACCCGTTGGAGCAAGGGACCAAGCGCGTACCGAGACCTGAAGAGGGCGAGATACTCGTCCGGGTCAATGTGTGCGGGGTCTGCCGCACGGACCTGCATCTGGCTGAAGGTGACCTTCCTCCGCGCCATCCGCGGGTTGTTCCAGGTCATGAAGCTGTGGGAAGCGTAGTGGAGTCCGGCCCGGGTAGCGGCAGGTTTGAAGCCGGCGACAGAGTGGGCGTCGCATGGCTCGGCGGTACATGCGGGGTATGCAGCTATTGCCGGCGAGGTGCCGAGAACCTGTGCAGCAGCCCCGTATTTACGGGATGGGACCGTGACGGCGGCTTCGCGGAAATGATGACGGTCAGAGAGGACTTCGCTTACGCCATCCCTCCCCACTTCAGCGACGAGAAGGCAGCGCCTCTCCTGTGCTCGGGAATTATCGGCTACCGTGCCCTGAAACGGGCGTCCCTTCCCCCAGGTGGCCGATTGGGCATCTACGGCTTTGGCGGCTCCGCCCACCTGACCGCGCAAATCGCAATCCATTCAGGAGCGTCGGTCTTCGTCATGACACGATCCGAGGAGGCCCAGGTCTTGGCCCGAAGTCTGGGTGCAGAGTACGTCGGCAGTGCGTTCGACGCTCCCCCGGCGAAGCTGGACGCAGCCATTCTCTTCGCACCGGTCGGCGACTTGGTACCTCTCGCGATGCGGGCGTTGGACAGGAGCGGAACTCTTGCAGTCGCGGGCATTCACCTTTCCGATATTCCAGCCATTAACTATGCGGACGAGCTCTTCTATGAGAAGCAAATACGCAGCGTCACCGCCAACACGAGGGCTGACGGAACTGAATTGCTCGCCCTCGCAGCGGACATGCCATTGATTCCCACCACCACGGCATACCCCTTCGCAGCTGCCGACCAGGCCTTGGACGACCTCGCGAATGACAGAATCACTGGAGCCGCCGTGTTGAGGATTCCATGA
- a CDS encoding HAD-IA family hydrolase — translation MKESPTAATARPPYDAVIFDLDGVVTRTATVHQLAWRDAYEAIIGDPRFPKVHPVRPFTSYDYLSLVDGKPREVGLMNLLASRGVVVDLGVPGDATGDWTAYGLGRLKNRAYLAHLKKDGVQAYPGTLELLDSLQTAGVPAGVVTSSRNATPVLAAAGMTETFAAVVDGTIASKLGLPGKPEPDVFLEAARRLGVPPGRAVVIEDSVAGVTSARRGGFGLVVGIDRQGTRRQLEAAGAHVVLNDVGELDLGLVMSDPWQLTYEGTAPEHEGHREALTTLGNGYMGVRGAVSEGGRESRYAGMYLAGVYNRVVARMGGESVIEEHMVNTPDCLPLDLCLESGTWWSEGGLRLVEERRTLDMGQALLIRHVLLEAPDGRRLDVVERRLVSMAEPHVLAVETLLTPLGWNGTVSVRAGVDAGTRNANLPEPAMGTRVHLRDRTAGSRSGPSCNLLVEGQTSQSQIRVAIAFHADAAGNAGLPGRVKAFHYLTFDVACTAGAATAFTKVAAVVTSRDKPISSAGSAASAVLARTGTNFQALLSSHVAAWKRTLRPFLVELDSSTQVQLVMNLHLFHLLQTLTHHTAELDAGVPARGLHGEGYRGHVFWDELFVLPVLTARTPEVARALIEYRWRRLPAARQAASKLGLPGAMFPWQSGSDGTEETPHWLYNARSGRWVPDHSRMQRHVGLAVAFNVWEYFEATGDKAWFLRKGAELVVEVARFFAAMAAYDHNDDRFHLKCVVGPDEYHTRRPGEPDPGLDDNAYTNVLAAWTCERAAEIHGMLKGHELADLTERLCITADEVSLWKRVSRRMFVPFHADGVISQFDGYDALEELDWDKYRRVYENIERLDLILEAEGDDVNRYKLAKQADVLMLPYLLGHEGLREFMGRLGYAMSSEQLDRTVEYYLARTAHGSTLSRVAHASVLASVDPDRAWDSFREALDADLDDTQHGTTKGGIHLGAMAGSIDVVQRSFAGLKLGRNGLSFTPCMPRGLRAVAFHVRYRGHSLKIQLQGGRLRVSSADCEAAPISLRMEGQSVMLAPGETRSFRMNPGQGVSRS, via the coding sequence ATGAAGGAATCACCCACGGCGGCTACGGCGAGACCCCCGTACGACGCGGTCATCTTCGATCTGGATGGCGTTGTCACCCGTACAGCCACGGTGCATCAGCTGGCCTGGCGCGACGCTTACGAGGCGATTATTGGCGATCCCAGGTTTCCCAAGGTCCATCCCGTGCGGCCGTTTACTTCATACGACTATTTGTCCTTGGTGGACGGCAAGCCCCGTGAAGTCGGGCTGATGAATCTGCTGGCGTCCCGGGGCGTCGTGGTTGACCTTGGCGTACCTGGCGATGCAACCGGTGACTGGACCGCTTACGGGCTTGGGAGGCTGAAAAACAGGGCATACCTCGCCCACCTTAAGAAGGACGGTGTGCAGGCTTACCCCGGAACATTGGAACTGCTGGACAGCTTGCAAACGGCCGGGGTTCCGGCGGGAGTGGTCACCTCGAGCCGCAATGCCACGCCTGTGCTTGCCGCAGCGGGAATGACGGAAACCTTTGCCGCCGTGGTGGACGGTACCATCGCCTCAAAATTGGGGCTCCCGGGCAAACCTGAACCGGATGTATTCCTGGAGGCGGCCAGGCGCCTGGGGGTTCCGCCTGGTCGCGCCGTGGTCATTGAAGACTCGGTGGCGGGGGTGACATCTGCCCGTCGAGGTGGATTCGGGCTTGTGGTGGGCATCGACCGGCAGGGGACCCGCCGACAACTCGAAGCAGCTGGTGCGCACGTGGTCCTCAACGATGTGGGCGAGCTGGACCTGGGCCTGGTCATGAGTGATCCCTGGCAGCTCACCTATGAAGGAACAGCGCCGGAACACGAAGGGCACCGTGAAGCCCTCACGACGCTGGGCAACGGATATATGGGTGTTCGCGGTGCTGTTTCCGAGGGCGGCCGGGAGTCGCGATATGCCGGCATGTATCTGGCCGGTGTCTACAACAGGGTGGTCGCCAGGATGGGCGGGGAATCTGTTATCGAAGAGCATATGGTCAACACGCCGGATTGTCTTCCCTTGGACTTATGCCTGGAGAGCGGCACTTGGTGGTCTGAGGGTGGCTTGAGGTTGGTGGAGGAACGGCGGACTTTGGATATGGGTCAGGCTCTGTTGATCCGTCATGTTCTCCTGGAAGCCCCGGACGGTCGGCGACTGGACGTCGTCGAAAGGCGCTTGGTGTCCATGGCGGAGCCGCACGTGCTGGCGGTAGAGACCCTCTTGACGCCCCTGGGCTGGAACGGGACAGTTTCGGTGCGGGCCGGCGTCGATGCCGGTACCAGGAATGCGAACCTGCCCGAGCCAGCCATGGGAACCCGTGTCCACCTGCGCGACAGGACCGCAGGAAGCCGCAGTGGCCCAAGCTGCAATCTCCTGGTCGAAGGTCAAACAAGCCAGAGCCAAATTCGTGTGGCGATTGCCTTCCACGCAGATGCTGCAGGCAATGCCGGGTTGCCTGGAAGGGTCAAAGCGTTCCACTACCTCACCTTTGACGTTGCGTGCACTGCTGGTGCGGCAACCGCCTTTACCAAGGTTGCCGCCGTCGTGACATCCCGGGACAAGCCCATATCGTCAGCGGGTTCGGCCGCTTCGGCCGTTCTGGCGCGGACTGGCACAAACTTTCAAGCTCTGCTCAGCTCCCACGTGGCCGCGTGGAAGCGCACCCTTCGTCCGTTCCTGGTGGAGCTCGACTCTTCCACCCAGGTCCAATTGGTCATGAACCTTCATCTTTTCCACCTCCTGCAAACCCTGACGCATCACACGGCAGAGCTCGACGCCGGTGTTCCGGCCAGGGGCCTTCACGGCGAGGGCTATCGAGGGCATGTCTTTTGGGACGAGCTCTTCGTCCTACCCGTACTTACGGCCAGAACCCCCGAGGTGGCCCGGGCACTGATCGAATACCGATGGCGGCGGCTTCCGGCAGCAAGGCAAGCGGCGTCCAAGCTCGGTTTGCCCGGAGCAATGTTCCCGTGGCAAAGCGGCAGCGACGGCACCGAAGAAACTCCGCATTGGCTCTACAACGCCAGGTCGGGTCGCTGGGTGCCGGACCATTCTAGGATGCAACGGCACGTGGGGCTCGCGGTTGCCTTCAACGTCTGGGAGTACTTTGAAGCCACTGGTGACAAGGCTTGGTTCCTGCGCAAAGGAGCAGAACTCGTTGTGGAAGTGGCGCGCTTTTTTGCTGCCATGGCGGCATATGACCACAACGATGACCGCTTCCACCTGAAGTGCGTTGTGGGCCCGGATGAGTACCACACCCGCCGTCCAGGGGAGCCCGATCCTGGCCTGGATGACAACGCCTACACCAACGTCCTGGCGGCATGGACCTGCGAGCGCGCCGCAGAGATTCACGGGATGCTGAAGGGCCATGAGTTGGCTGACCTCACGGAGCGTTTGTGCATCACGGCCGACGAGGTGTCGTTGTGGAAGCGGGTTTCCCGGAGGATGTTTGTTCCGTTCCACGCCGATGGTGTCATCAGCCAGTTTGATGGATACGACGCGCTGGAAGAACTTGATTGGGACAAGTATCGCCGGGTGTACGAAAACATCGAGCGACTGGATCTCATCCTTGAAGCGGAGGGCGACGACGTCAACCGCTACAAACTCGCGAAGCAGGCCGATGTGTTGATGTTGCCGTATCTCCTGGGCCATGAGGGGCTCCGCGAGTTCATGGGGCGACTTGGTTACGCCATGTCCAGCGAGCAACTGGACCGGACTGTTGAGTACTACTTGGCCAGGACCGCTCACGGTTCCACACTGAGCCGAGTTGCCCATGCCTCTGTCTTGGCTTCTGTGGACCCCGACCGGGCATGGGATAGCTTTCGTGAGGCCTTGGACGCAGATCTCGATGATACGCAGCACGGGACAACAAAAGGGGGCATTCACCTGGGTGCCATGGCAGGTTCCATAGACGTGGTTCAGAGGAGCTTTGCCGGACTGAAGTTGGGGCGGAATGGTTTGTCGTTCACGCCGTGCATGCCAAGGGGATTGCGCGCGGTTGCCTTTCACGTGAGGTACAGGGGACATTCGCTGAAGATCCAGCTGCAGGGTGGTCGCCTCCGGGTATCGTCCGCGGATTGCGAGGCCGCTCCTATTTCTCTTCGAATGGAAGGGCAGTCTGTCATGTTGGCTCCCGGGGAGACCAGGAGTTTCAGGATGAATCCTGGCCAAGGGGTGTCCCGGTCATGA
- a CDS encoding DUF1508 domain-containing protein: MNGIFELFTDGNANVRFRLVDSEGRELAVSCSYVDKDSAVQGISQVRECAGMGLVQDHCSPTMQADTKSSGGRIPADGQMRRAAE, from the coding sequence ATGAATGGGATCTTTGAGCTTTTTACGGACGGCAATGCCAACGTCAGGTTCCGGCTGGTGGACTCCGAGGGACGGGAACTCGCAGTCTCGTGCTCGTACGTAGACAAGGACTCTGCGGTGCAGGGCATCTCTCAGGTGCGTGAGTGCGCAGGGATGGGCTTGGTCCAGGACCATTGTTCGCCTACGATGCAGGCCGACACGAAGTCCTCAGGCGGCCGGATTCCTGCGGATGGGCAGATGCGCAGGGCTGCCGAATGA
- a CDS encoding ATP-dependent 6-phosphofructokinase codes for MRRLGILTSGGDCPGLNAVIRGAVLRGTISHDFAFVGFRDGWKGVLADDLSPLPRSAVRGISGLGGTMLGTSRTNPLRGGGAATVSQSLSRHGVDGLIAVGGEGTLAAARILSERGVNVIGVPKTIDNDLGATDYTFGFDTAVQTATEAIDRLRTTGESHHRCMIAEVMGRNAGWIALHAGMASGAHAILIPEHRVSLEQIAAWVGSAHKRGRAPLVVVAEAFVPTGQEAPYSPRGLDTFGRPRLGGIGMKLEGLLQEMTGIETRATVLGHIQRGGAPTAFDRVLATRLGMAAVTLAVEHKWGTMVSLKGTDITDVPLASALGDLKTVPEARFKEAEALFG; via the coding sequence ATGAGGCGCTTGGGGATTCTCACAAGTGGTGGTGACTGTCCGGGTCTGAATGCTGTCATCCGAGGGGCAGTTCTCCGGGGGACTATCAGCCACGACTTCGCGTTCGTTGGATTCCGGGATGGGTGGAAAGGTGTCCTGGCTGACGATCTCAGCCCTCTGCCAAGGTCTGCGGTGCGGGGGATTTCCGGTCTGGGTGGCACCATGCTGGGGACGTCCCGGACCAATCCTCTGCGGGGCGGCGGAGCGGCGACAGTGAGCCAATCACTGTCACGGCACGGTGTGGACGGGCTGATCGCGGTAGGGGGTGAAGGCACCCTTGCGGCGGCCCGCATCTTGTCAGAGCGGGGAGTCAACGTCATTGGTGTACCCAAAACTATCGATAACGATTTGGGCGCTACGGATTACACCTTTGGATTCGACACTGCCGTGCAGACGGCTACCGAGGCAATCGATCGCCTGCGCACCACCGGGGAGTCCCATCATCGGTGCATGATTGCTGAGGTTATGGGAAGGAATGCAGGGTGGATTGCCTTGCATGCGGGTATGGCCTCCGGCGCCCATGCGATCCTTATCCCCGAGCACAGGGTTTCCTTGGAGCAAATAGCCGCGTGGGTAGGGTCGGCGCATAAACGCGGCAGGGCCCCATTGGTAGTGGTTGCTGAGGCCTTTGTACCTACGGGTCAGGAGGCGCCGTATTCGCCAAGGGGTCTGGATACCTTTGGTAGGCCACGGCTTGGCGGCATCGGAATGAAGTTGGAAGGTCTGTTGCAGGAGATGACCGGGATCGAGACCAGAGCCACCGTCTTGGGACACATCCAGCGCGGGGGCGCACCCACGGCTTTCGACAGGGTCCTTGCCACCCGATTGGGCATGGCTGCGGTCACTCTCGCGGTCGAGCACAAGTGGGGCACCATGGTCTCCCTGAAAGGCACCGACATCACCGATGTGCCCCTCGCATCGGCTCTCGGGGACCTCAAGACCGTTCCAGAGGCACGTTTCAAGGAAGCAGAAGCCTTGTTCGGATAG
- a CDS encoding GAF domain-containing protein: MNTLLDAVMSMADELSLEAVLDRVVTSACTLVDARYGALGVIGADQQLSHFITVGIDDEGIRSIGDLPTGHGVLGHLIREPQPLRLHDLGQHPMAIGFPSNHPPMKTFLGVPIRVRDVVFGNLYLTEKKDGLDFTAADEELAVALAAAAGVAIQNARLFDESHRRQRWLEAGVELGSLLIANDFDDGGSHLDLVAETALRASESILAVVAVPASDGRVLCRSAIGVQGLYAGQELTGSEIVLSVIETGESRVVKDPHHVLGIDLTEKLGPVLVSALGHRGTDNGALLLARGIGAPAYTRSDVDSSALFGSRIGLALDLVRVSALRQQTVVLSDRERIARDLHDLVIQRLFAAGLGIQNLKRFLEDPAALERMAALTEELDETIRTLRSTIEELRSAEKTR; encoded by the coding sequence ATGAATACGCTACTTGATGCGGTCATGTCCATGGCGGATGAATTGAGCTTGGAAGCCGTCTTGGACCGGGTGGTCACGTCAGCCTGCACCTTGGTGGATGCGAGATACGGTGCCTTGGGTGTCATCGGTGCGGATCAGCAACTTAGCCACTTCATCACTGTGGGAATTGACGACGAGGGCATCAGGTCAATTGGTGATCTGCCGACAGGTCACGGCGTATTGGGCCACTTGATCCGGGAACCCCAGCCCTTGCGACTCCACGACCTTGGCCAGCATCCAATGGCAATTGGATTCCCCAGCAACCATCCACCCATGAAAACTTTCCTCGGCGTACCCATCCGGGTCCGCGACGTCGTCTTCGGCAACTTGTATCTGACGGAAAAGAAGGACGGGCTGGATTTCACCGCTGCCGATGAAGAGTTGGCTGTTGCCTTGGCGGCGGCCGCCGGGGTTGCCATCCAGAACGCCCGTCTGTTCGACGAGAGCCACCGCAGGCAACGGTGGCTCGAAGCCGGTGTGGAGTTGGGGAGCCTGCTGATCGCAAACGACTTCGACGACGGCGGCAGTCACCTTGACCTCGTGGCCGAAACGGCCCTTCGAGCGTCGGAATCCATTCTTGCTGTCGTGGCGGTCCCGGCGTCCGACGGAAGAGTGCTGTGCAGGTCGGCGATTGGGGTGCAGGGCCTTTACGCCGGGCAGGAGCTCACCGGTTCGGAGATCGTGTTATCCGTTATCGAAACCGGGGAATCCCGCGTTGTGAAGGACCCTCATCACGTTCTTGGCATTGACCTGACGGAGAAGCTGGGCCCGGTGCTTGTATCGGCTTTGGGGCATCGCGGAACGGACAACGGAGCTCTCCTGTTGGCCCGCGGTATCGGGGCTCCCGCCTACACCCGTTCGGATGTTGATTCCAGTGCACTTTTCGGCAGCAGAATCGGGTTGGCATTGGATCTTGTCCGTGTGAGCGCCCTTCGGCAACAAACCGTGGTGCTGTCGGACCGAGAGCGCATTGCGCGCGACTTGCACGACTTGGTGATTCAACGCTTGTTTGCTGCGGGATTGGGAATCCAAAACCTCAAGCGATTCTTGGAGGATCCGGCTGCGTTGGAGCGGATGGCGGCCCTGACCGAGGAACTGGACGAGACTATCCGCACGCTGAGGTCGACCATCGAAGAACTCAGGTCCGCAGAAAAGACTCGCTGA
- a CDS encoding universal stress protein codes for MMGIDRLPGRVVVGVDGSEASIEALREAQRFAVPLGATVEAIAYWDFPPVYEGYVAMGITGFEEAAGQVLKESVEKAFGIDVPDNVISHLEQGHPRQGLIKASRGAEMVVVGRRGHGGFGGLLMGSVSSACVAHAHCPVLVVHTPEKEA; via the coding sequence ATGATGGGCATAGATAGATTGCCGGGCAGGGTCGTTGTAGGTGTGGATGGATCGGAGGCATCTATTGAGGCCCTCCGCGAGGCCCAGCGCTTTGCCGTCCCGCTGGGGGCGACCGTTGAGGCTATTGCATATTGGGATTTCCCGCCGGTCTACGAAGGCTACGTTGCCATGGGCATCACCGGTTTTGAGGAGGCTGCCGGGCAAGTCCTGAAGGAGTCAGTCGAAAAGGCATTCGGCATCGACGTGCCTGACAACGTCATTTCCCATCTGGAACAGGGCCATCCCCGGCAAGGACTGATCAAAGCAAGCCGCGGAGCAGAGATGGTGGTGGTCGGGAGGCGTGGCCACGGCGGATTTGGTGGTCTTTTAATGGGCTCGGTCAGCTCCGCCTGCGTCGCCCACGCGCATTGCCCGGTTCTTGTAGTGCATACCCCCGAAAAGGAAGCATGA
- a CDS encoding pyridoxamine 5'-phosphate oxidase family protein: MSMPSSQEPVRIDGARHVSEDLSEVQCWEKLHSHDTGRVGFVHHGRVMILPVNYLVHDHAVYFRTSLEGLLGGPVARMQTSFQIDDARADRSEGWSVLVSGSSSHVVERELLTRLWGQMTAEPWAGGDRGLFICIQPSIVTGKHVYLA; encoded by the coding sequence ATGAGCATGCCCAGCAGCCAGGAACCTGTGCGCATTGATGGTGCCAGACACGTCAGTGAAGACCTGAGTGAGGTGCAGTGCTGGGAGAAGCTGCATTCGCATGACACAGGACGGGTAGGTTTCGTCCACCACGGTCGGGTCATGATCTTGCCTGTCAACTACCTGGTTCACGATCACGCCGTCTACTTCCGCACCTCGCTCGAAGGGTTGCTTGGTGGGCCGGTGGCAAGAATGCAGACATCTTTCCAGATCGACGATGCCAGGGCTGATCGAAGCGAAGGGTGGTCGGTGTTGGTCAGCGGGTCCTCGTCCCATGTTGTTGAGCGGGAGTTACTCACGCGCCTTTGGGGCCAGATGACGGCAGAGCCGTGGGCCGGAGGGGACAGAGGTCTCTTCATCTGTATCCAGCCCAGCATCGTCACGGGCAAGCACGTATATCTCGCCTAG